A genomic stretch from Candidatus Latescibacterota bacterium includes:
- the rpsH gene encoding 30S ribosomal protein S8, which yields MSMTDPIADFLTRIRNATRAKHARVDIPASRIKGEIAKILREQGYVNDVKFVEDGKQGLLRIYLKYNEDSAPVIEGLQRVSKPGRRIYAKSGEIPRVLGGYGVVVLSTSQGILTGNEARQRGVGGEVLCQIW from the coding sequence ATGTCGATGACCGATCCCATTGCGGACTTCCTGACGAGAATTCGTAATGCTACCCGCGCCAAGCATGCGCGCGTGGATATCCCGGCCTCGCGAATCAAGGGCGAGATCGCCAAGATCTTGCGCGAGCAGGGCTATGTGAACGACGTGAAGTTCGTGGAGGATGGCAAGCAGGGTCTCCTGCGGATCTATCTGAAGTACAACGAGGACAGCGCGCCCGTCATCGAGGGCCTCCAGCGGGTCAGCAAGCCCGGCCGCCGGATCTACGCCAAGAGTGGCGAGATTCCGCGCGTGCTTGGCGGCTACGGCGTCGTCGTCCTTTCCACCAGCCAGGGCATCCTCACCGGCAACGAGGCCCGTCAGCGGGGCGTTGGCGGCGAGGTTCTCTGCCAGATCTGGTAG
- a CDS encoding type Z 30S ribosomal protein S14, with amino-acid sequence MAKKCLIVKSSRKPKFQVRSYTRCRRCGRPRGYMRKFGICRICFREMALRGEIPGVVKASW; translated from the coding sequence GTGGCCAAGAAGTGCCTGATCGTCAAATCCAGTCGGAAGCCCAAGTTCCAGGTCCGCAGCTACACGCGCTGCAGGCGCTGCGGACGCCCGCGAGGCTACATGCGCAAGTTCGGCATCTGCCGCATCTGCTTCCGTGAGATGGCCCTGCGCGGGGAAATCCCGGGCGTCGTCAAGGCCAGCTGGTAA
- the rplE gene encoding 50S ribosomal protein L5: MARLKAYYRENVAPALQAKFNYGNPMQVPRLMKIVVNMGVGEGARNENMIKAAEAELTTITGQKPRVNAARKSVANFKIREGMPVGLKVTLRGARMWEFLDRLVNVALPRVRDFRGVPTKSFDGRGNYNLGIKEQIMFPEIDFDKISRIQGMDINFVTSAETDEEAMELLRLLNMPFRRN; the protein is encoded by the coding sequence ATGGCGAGGTTGAAGGCCTACTACAGAGAGAACGTGGCGCCCGCCCTGCAGGCGAAGTTCAACTACGGGAACCCCATGCAGGTGCCCCGTCTGATGAAGATCGTCGTCAACATGGGCGTGGGCGAGGGCGCGCGGAACGAGAACATGATCAAGGCCGCCGAGGCCGAGCTGACGACCATCACGGGCCAGAAGCCCCGGGTCAACGCGGCGCGCAAGTCCGTTGCGAACTTCAAGATCCGCGAGGGCATGCCCGTGGGTCTCAAGGTGACGCTGCGCGGCGCCCGCATGTGGGAGTTCCTGGACCGCCTGGTGAACGTGGCGCTGCCGCGCGTGCGCGACTTCCGCGGCGTGCCCACCAAGAGTTTCGATGGCCGGGGCAACTACAACCTCGGCATCAAGGAACAGATCATGTTCCCCGAGATCGACTTCGACAAGATCAGCCGGATCCAGGGGATGGACATCAACTTCGTCACGAGCGCCGAGACGGACGAGGAAGCGATGGAACTGCTGCGACTCCTGAACATGCCGTTCCGTCGCAACTAG
- a CDS encoding 50S ribosomal protein L24 translates to MKIAKNDTVEVIAGAHKGLKGKVLKVFPEKERVIVEKVNLVKRHQKARSQQDPGGIIEKEAPIHVSNVRLLEKGSRP, encoded by the coding sequence GTGAAGATCGCGAAAAACGATACCGTCGAGGTGATCGCCGGCGCCCACAAGGGGCTCAAGGGGAAGGTGCTCAAGGTCTTCCCGGAGAAGGAGCGCGTGATCGTCGAGAAGGTGAACCTGGTCAAGCGCCACCAGAAGGCGCGCAGCCAGCAGGACCCCGGCGGCATTATCGAGAAGGAAGCGCCGATCCACGTCTCGAACGTGCGGCTGCTCGAGAAGGGCTCGCGCCCCTAG
- the rplN gene encoding 50S ribosomal protein L14 codes for MIQQETMLVIADNSGAKKAQCIKVLGGTRRKYASVGDIITVAVKQALPNGTVKSGQVARAVVVRTRKEVRRRDGSYIRFDQNAAVIINQQNEPVGTRIFGPVARELREKRFMKIVSLAPEVL; via the coding sequence ATGATTCAGCAGGAGACCATGTTGGTCATCGCGGACAACTCCGGCGCGAAGAAGGCCCAGTGCATCAAGGTGCTGGGCGGCACCCGCCGGAAGTACGCCTCGGTGGGCGACATCATCACGGTGGCGGTGAAGCAGGCCCTGCCCAACGGCACGGTCAAGAGCGGCCAGGTGGCGCGCGCGGTCGTCGTGCGGACGCGCAAGGAAGTGCGGCGCCGGGACGGTTCCTACATCCGCTTCGACCAGAACGCGGCCGTGATCATCAACCAGCAGAACGAGCCGGTGGGGACCCGCATCTTCGGCCCCGTGGCCCGCGAACTGCGCGAGAAGCGATTCATGAAGATCGTTTCGCTCGCGCCCGAAGTGCTCTAG
- the rpsQ gene encoding 30S ribosomal protein S17, with the protein MEDRTRNLRKTLLGTVVSDKMEQTVVVNVERRIPHPRYKRYYKRTSKVVAHDADNSCRVGDLVRVMATRPLSKTKRWRVFEIVKRAE; encoded by the coding sequence ATGGAAGACAGGACCCGGAATCTGCGCAAGACCCTGCTGGGGACCGTCGTCAGCGACAAGATGGAGCAGACGGTGGTGGTCAACGTCGAGCGCCGCATTCCGCATCCGCGCTACAAGCGGTACTACAAGCGCACGAGCAAGGTGGTCGCGCACGACGCTGACAACAGCTGTCGCGTGGGCGATCTGGTCCGCGTGATGGCCACGCGTCCCTTGAGCAAGACGAAGCGCTGGCGCGTCTTCGAAATCGTCAAGCGCGCCGAGTAA
- a CDS encoding 50S ribosomal protein L29, with translation MKMNEMRDLTLQELEAKEREMAEELFNMKLRHGLGQLDNPLNIRKARRDLARIKSLLSERQQERAQ, from the coding sequence ATGAAGATGAACGAGATGCGCGACCTGACCCTCCAGGAGCTGGAGGCGAAGGAGCGGGAGATGGCCGAGGAGCTCTTCAACATGAAGCTCCGTCACGGCCTCGGACAGCTGGACAACCCCCTCAATATCCGCAAGGCGCGTCGCGACCTCGCGCGGATCAAGTCCCTGCTGAGCGAGCGCCAGCAGGAGCGGGCTCAGTAA
- the rplP gene encoding 50S ribosomal protein L16, giving the protein MLMPKRIKHRKMQKGRMRGFAYRGNQISFGQYAMQAQEPCWITSRQIEAARVAITRYVKRGGKLWIRIFPDKPITVKPAETRMGKGKGNPEYWVAVVKPGRIVFELEGVGEEIAREAMRLGAAKLPAKMKFLSREA; this is encoded by the coding sequence ATGTTGATGCCCAAGCGCATAAAGCACCGCAAGATGCAGAAGGGGCGGATGCGCGGCTTCGCCTACCGCGGCAACCAGATCTCCTTCGGCCAGTACGCCATGCAGGCGCAGGAGCCCTGCTGGATCACGAGCCGGCAGATCGAGGCCGCGCGCGTCGCCATCACGCGCTACGTGAAGCGCGGCGGCAAGCTCTGGATCCGCATCTTCCCGGACAAGCCGATCACGGTGAAGCCGGCCGAGACCCGCATGGGCAAGGGCAAGGGCAACCCGGAGTACTGGGTCGCCGTGGTCAAGCCCGGCCGGATCGTCTTCGAGCTCGAGGGCGTCGGCGAGGAGATCGCCCGCGAGGCGATGCGCCTGGGCGCGGCCAAGCTGCCGGCCAAGATGAAGTTCCTGAGCCGCGAGGCGTGA
- the rpsC gene encoding 30S ribosomal protein S3 has translation MGQKTHPTGFRLGVIRTWDSRWFATKNYADWLNEDVTIRRFVKQRLFRAGIARVTIERSTKKVTVNIYTARPGMVIGRKGQEVDLLRDQLNHLTGKQVYLNIKEVKKPELSAQLVSEHVASQLENRVSFRRAMKKSITSAMRMGARGIKIQCGGRLGGSEIARVEHYHDGEVPLHTLRADIDYGTSTAKTTFGTIGVKVWVYVNDVFPRDFKRELSNQVQEAI, from the coding sequence GTGGGTCAGAAGACTCATCCGACCGGCTTCCGTCTCGGGGTCATCAGGACCTGGGATTCGCGCTGGTTCGCCACCAAGAACTACGCCGACTGGCTCAACGAGGACGTGACGATCCGCCGCTTCGTGAAGCAGCGCCTCTTCCGCGCCGGCATCGCGCGGGTGACGATCGAGCGCTCCACGAAGAAGGTGACGGTGAACATCTACACCGCGCGCCCCGGCATGGTGATCGGCCGCAAGGGCCAGGAAGTGGACCTGCTCCGCGACCAGCTGAATCACCTGACCGGCAAGCAGGTGTACCTGAACATCAAGGAAGTCAAGAAGCCGGAGCTGAGCGCGCAGCTCGTGAGCGAGCACGTGGCCTCCCAGCTGGAGAACCGCGTGAGCTTCCGGCGCGCCATGAAGAAGTCCATCACGTCGGCCATGCGCATGGGCGCCCGCGGGATCAAGATCCAGTGCGGCGGCCGCCTGGGCGGCTCGGAGATCGCCCGCGTGGAGCACTACCACGACGGTGAGGTGCCCCTGCACACGCTGCGCGCGGACATCGACTACGGGACGAGCACCGCGAAGACCACCTTCGGCACCATCGGCGTCAAGGTCTGGGTCTACGTGAACGACGTCTTCCCGCGGGACTTCAAGCGCGAGCTGAGCAACCAGGTGCAGGAGGCGATCTAG
- the rplV gene encoding 50S ribosomal protein L22, which translates to MPAKASAKFVRISPFKMRQVVNIVRGMNVNEAMNVLKHMNKGAALPIYRVIKSAVANATDLASEQNPVDVDRLVVATIYADEGPTMKRIRARAQGRAYRVRKRTSHLFVELGQK; encoded by the coding sequence ATGCCTGCCAAGGCAAGCGCGAAGTTCGTGCGGATCTCTCCGTTCAAGATGCGCCAGGTGGTCAACATCGTGCGCGGCATGAACGTGAACGAGGCGATGAACGTCCTCAAGCACATGAACAAGGGCGCGGCGCTGCCGATCTACCGCGTGATCAAGTCCGCGGTGGCCAACGCCACGGACCTGGCCAGCGAGCAGAACCCGGTGGACGTCGACCGCCTCGTGGTGGCGACGATCTACGCAGACGAGGGTCCGACCATGAAGCGCATCCGCGCCCGTGCGCAGGGCCGCGCCTACCGCGTGCGCAAGCGCACGAGCCACCTGTTCGTCGAACTGGGCCAGAAGTAA
- the rpsS gene encoding 30S ribosomal protein S19, which translates to MSRSLKKGPYIDLRLLQRLEGMNNKGEKKVVKTWARRCTISPEFVGHTLAVHNGNKFIPVYVTENMVGHKLGEFAPTRTFRSHAGKK; encoded by the coding sequence TTGTCGCGTTCATTGAAGAAGGGCCCCTACATCGATCTGCGCTTGCTGCAGCGTCTCGAGGGGATGAACAACAAGGGCGAGAAGAAGGTCGTCAAGACCTGGGCGCGGCGCTGCACCATCTCGCCGGAGTTCGTGGGGCACACGCTGGCCGTGCACAACGGCAACAAGTTCATCCCCGTGTACGTCACGGAGAACATGGTGGGTCACAAGCTGGGCGAGTTCGCCCCGACCCGCACCTTCCGCTCGCACGCGGGCAAAAAGTAG
- the rplB gene encoding 50S ribosomal protein L2 — translation MGIKKFKPRTPSQRYRTVSDFGEITTDKPEKSLLEPIKKSGGRNNHGHITSRRRGGGHKRQYRRIDFKRNKLGVPAKVATIEYDPNRTARIALLHYADGEKRYILAPNGLNVGDELVSGPGAEIRVGNAMPLKDIPLGSTLHNVELKIGKGGQLARSAGSYMQLMAKDGEYCLLRMPSGEMRQVHRECYATLGQVGNLEHENVMLGKAGASRWRGRRPKVRGVAMNPVDHPHGGGEGKTSGGRHPVSPWGTPTKGYRTRKKNNPTDRFIVRRRKSKSA, via the coding sequence ATGGGAATCAAGAAGTTCAAGCCGCGGACTCCGAGCCAGCGCTATCGCACGGTTTCCGACTTCGGCGAGATCACCACCGACAAGCCCGAGAAGAGCCTGCTGGAGCCGATCAAGAAGAGCGGCGGCCGCAACAACCACGGGCACATCACGAGCCGGCGCCGCGGTGGCGGCCACAAGCGCCAGTACCGCCGCATCGACTTCAAGCGGAACAAGCTGGGCGTGCCGGCCAAGGTGGCCACGATCGAGTACGATCCGAACCGCACGGCCCGCATCGCGCTGCTGCACTACGCCGACGGCGAGAAGCGCTACATCCTGGCGCCGAACGGGCTGAACGTGGGCGACGAGCTGGTCTCCGGGCCCGGCGCGGAGATCCGCGTGGGCAACGCGATGCCGCTGAAGGACATCCCCCTGGGTTCGACGCTGCACAACGTGGAGCTGAAGATCGGCAAGGGCGGCCAGCTGGCCCGCAGCGCCGGGTCCTACATGCAGCTCATGGCGAAGGACGGCGAGTACTGCCTCCTGCGCATGCCCAGCGGCGAGATGCGCCAGGTCCACCGCGAGTGCTACGCCACGCTCGGCCAGGTGGGCAACCTGGAGCACGAGAACGTGATGCTCGGCAAGGCGGGCGCGTCGCGCTGGCGGGGCCGGCGGCCGAAGGTGCGCGGTGTGGCCATGAACCCGGTGGACCACCCCCACGGCGGCGGCGAGGGCAAGACCTCCGGCGGCCGTCACCCGGTGTCCCCCTGGGGCACGCCGACCAAGGGCTACCGCACGCGCAAGAAGAACAACCCCACGGACCGCTTCATCGTCCGTCGGCGGAAGAGCAAGTCCGCCTAG
- the rplW gene encoding 50S ribosomal protein L23, whose protein sequence is MKDVYHVVRRALLTEKSSQLQAHNRYVFEVDRRAAKPEIKRAIEEIFKVTVKDVRTMTVRGKLKRLGRFEGMRPSWKKAVVTLAEGDTIDIVVQNG, encoded by the coding sequence ATGAAGGACGTCTATCACGTCGTGCGGCGAGCGCTGCTCACGGAGAAGAGCTCGCAGCTGCAGGCACACAACCGCTACGTCTTCGAGGTGGACCGCCGGGCGGCCAAGCCCGAGATCAAGCGGGCCATCGAGGAGATCTTCAAGGTGACCGTCAAGGACGTGCGCACCATGACCGTCCGGGGCAAGCTGAAGCGGCTGGGCCGCTTCGAGGGCATGCGCCCGTCGTGGAAGAAGGCCGTGGTGACCCTGGCGGAGGGCGACACCATCGACATCGTCGTCCAGAACGGCTAG
- the rplD gene encoding 50S ribosomal protein L4, giving the protein MPNANLYDGKGKSTGTVELPEAIFGQEVKGHLIWEAVRNYQANQRAGTAHTKDRSDVTGSTAKLFRQKGTGRARAGSAKSPTRYGGGTTFGPKTRDHSYAMPRKARRAALLSALSDRAGAGDVLVVDGFTPDTPRTKDFKTLIAGMGLSEGREKILLVLDEYDLDICKSARNLRNLDFIVGRELNAYQVMWADKVVLTAPALEQVKEVFGA; this is encoded by the coding sequence ATGCCGAACGCAAATCTCTACGACGGCAAGGGCAAGAGCACCGGCACGGTGGAACTGCCCGAGGCGATCTTCGGTCAGGAGGTGAAGGGACACCTCATCTGGGAGGCCGTGCGCAACTACCAGGCCAACCAGCGCGCCGGGACCGCCCACACCAAGGACCGCTCCGACGTGACCGGCTCCACGGCCAAGCTGTTCCGTCAGAAGGGCACGGGCCGCGCCCGCGCGGGCTCCGCCAAGAGCCCCACGCGCTACGGCGGCGGCACGACCTTCGGTCCCAAGACGCGTGACCACAGCTACGCGATGCCCCGCAAGGCGCGCCGCGCCGCGCTGCTGTCCGCGCTGAGCGACCGCGCCGGCGCCGGCGACGTGCTGGTGGTGGACGGCTTCACGCCCGACACGCCGCGCACCAAGGACTTCAAGACGCTGATCGCGGGCATGGGCCTCAGCGAGGGGCGCGAGAAGATCCTGCTGGTCCTGGACGAGTACGATCTCGACATCTGCAAGTCCGCGCGCAACCTGCGCAACCTGGACTTCATCGTCGGCCGCGAGCTGAACGCGTACCAGGTGATGTGGGCGGACAAGGTGGTCCTGACCGCGCCGGCCCTCGAGCAGGTCAAGGAGGTGTTCGGAGCATGA
- the rpsJ gene encoding 30S ribosomal protein S10, protein MYTGQKIKIRLKAYEHSTLDRSAFEIVRTAKRTGAEISGPIPLPTQRSLYTVLRSPHVDKKSREQFEMRVHKRLIEITKSTPATLDALTKLDLPAGVDIEIKV, encoded by the coding sequence GTGTACACCGGACAGAAGATCAAGATCAGGCTGAAGGCCTACGAGCACAGCACGCTGGACCGCTCGGCGTTCGAGATCGTTCGCACGGCCAAGCGCACGGGCGCCGAGATCTCGGGGCCGATCCCGCTGCCGACGCAGCGGTCGCTCTACACGGTGCTGCGCTCGCCGCACGTGGACAAGAAGTCGCGCGAGCAGTTCGAGATGCGGGTGCACAAGCGCCTCATCGAGATCACCAAGTCGACCCCGGCCACCCTCGACGCCCTGACCAAGCTGGATCTGCCGGCGGGCGTGGACATCGAGATCAAGGTCTGA
- the tuf gene encoding elongation factor Tu: protein MAKEKFSRTKPHVNVGTIGHVDHGKTTLTAAITQRQASKGMAAFTPFDQIDKAPEERERGITIATAHVEYQTASRHYAHVDCPGHADYVKNMITGAAQMDGAVLVVSAADGPMPQTREHVLLARQVNVPSMLVFMNKVDMVDDPELLDLVELEIRELLNEYNFPGDETPIIRGSALKALENPGTEADQKCIDELMDAIDSFVPEPQRETDKPFLMPVEDVFSITGRGTVGTGRVERGKVKVGDKVERIGIRDTLTTTVTGVEMFRKILDDAQAGDNVGLLLRGVNKEDLERGMVLAAPGSVTPHTKFEGEVYILTKEEGGRHTPFFNGYRPQFYFRTTDVTGVAELPEGTEMVMPGDNVKMQIALITPIAMEENLRFAIREGGRTVGAGVVTKIYE from the coding sequence ATGGCGAAGGAGAAGTTCTCGCGCACGAAGCCGCACGTCAATGTGGGCACGATCGGTCACGTTGACCACGGCAAGACCACGCTGACGGCGGCGATCACCCAGCGCCAGGCCAGCAAGGGAATGGCGGCCTTCACGCCGTTCGACCAGATCGACAAGGCGCCCGAGGAGCGCGAGCGCGGCATCACGATCGCGACGGCGCACGTGGAGTACCAGACGGCGAGCCGTCACTACGCGCACGTGGACTGCCCGGGTCACGCGGACTACGTGAAGAACATGATCACGGGCGCGGCGCAGATGGACGGCGCGGTGCTGGTGGTCTCGGCAGCCGATGGTCCGATGCCGCAGACGCGCGAGCACGTGCTGCTGGCGCGGCAGGTGAACGTGCCGAGCATGCTGGTCTTCATGAACAAGGTGGACATGGTGGACGACCCGGAGCTGCTGGACCTGGTGGAGCTGGAGATCCGGGAGCTGCTGAACGAGTACAATTTCCCCGGGGACGAGACGCCGATCATCCGCGGCAGCGCGCTGAAGGCGCTGGAGAATCCCGGGACCGAGGCGGATCAGAAGTGCATCGACGAGCTGATGGATGCGATCGACAGCTTCGTTCCGGAGCCTCAGCGCGAGACGGACAAGCCGTTCCTGATGCCGGTCGAGGACGTGTTCTCGATCACGGGCCGCGGGACGGTGGGGACGGGTCGCGTCGAGCGGGGCAAGGTGAAGGTGGGCGACAAGGTCGAGCGGATCGGCATCCGGGACACGTTGACGACGACGGTGACGGGCGTCGAGATGTTCCGCAAGATTCTCGATGACGCGCAGGCCGGGGACAACGTGGGTCTGTTGCTGCGCGGGGTCAACAAGGAAGACCTCGAGCGCGGGATGGTCCTCGCGGCGCCGGGAAGCGTGACGCCGCACACGAAGTTCGAGGGCGAGGTCTACATTCTGACGAAGGAGGAGGGCGGCCGTCACACGCCGTTCTTCAACGGGTATCGTCCTCAGTTCTACTTCCGGACGACGGACGTGACGGGAGTCGCGGAGTTGCCGGAGGGGACGGAGATGGTGATGCCGGGCGACAACGTGAAGATGCAGATCGCGCTGATCACGCCGATCGCGATGGAGGAGAACCTTCGTTTCGCCATCCGCGAGGGCGGCCGCACGGTTGGCGCGGGCGTCGTGACCAAGATCTACGAGTAG